A window of Hippoglossus stenolepis isolate QCI-W04-F060 chromosome 16, HSTE1.2, whole genome shotgun sequence contains these coding sequences:
- the asphd1 gene encoding aspartate beta-hydroxylase domain-containing protein 2, with protein sequence MHWSMNTLPMPLCVELGVHSLSGLLWTLLLLFLWHCYRMGSDLPIPGHAHAGKLKSGSRRSMMSRGGSCAGTKCSARSKLLRSEQITPFIPMETEEDEEQGQGYLTPVLSHALFPAQASAEAKKLYAALQEYAKRYSWVGMGRIHKGLREQVRLNDHSAIQKPHLFFLPDVPSVPFFPRDAHRHDIEVLEASYPVILAEFQTVYQRGVDSKLGWTSLGPKGQAVFPLYSSGVCVAGNCRSCPCTYRTLLSLRTFINSNSLGSAGFWLLGPGATLGSSYGPTNTRLRCHLGLQTPPLCELVVGGEPQCWSEGHCLLVDDSFLHTVSHKGPSDAGPRVILSVDLWHPNVAAAERQALDFMFSPDF encoded by the exons ATGCACTGGTCTATGAACACACTACCCATGCCGCTCTGTGTTGAGCTGGGTGTCCATTCCCTGAGTGGCCTTCTGTGGACTCTTCTGCTCCTGTTTCTGTGGCACTGTTACCGGATGGGCTCCGACCTGCCAATCCCAGGTCACGCACATGCCGGAAAGCTTAAGTCAGGCTCAAGGCGGTCCATGATGTCCCGCGGCGGTAGCTGCGCTGGAACAAAGTGCAGCGCACGATCCAAGCTGTTGAGAAGTGAACAAATTACTCCCTTCATTCCAATGGAAaccgaggaggacgaggagcagggACAGGGTTACCTCACCCCCGTGCTGAGTCACGCCTTGTTCCCAGCTCAGGCATCTGCAGAAGCCAAAAAACTATACGCGGCACTACAAGAGTACGCCAAACGCTACAGTTGGGTGGGCATGGGCCGCATTCACAAGGGCCTCCGTGAGCAG GTTCGACTAAATGATCACTCTGCTATACAGAAGCCTCATCTCTTCTTCCTGCCAGATGTCCCAAGTGTTCCTTTCTTCCCACGTGATGCTCATCGACATGACATTGAGGTCTTGGAAGCCAGCTACCCAGTAATCTTAGCTGAATTCCAGACTGTTTACCAGCGGGGCGTTGACTCAAAACTAGGTTGGACCAGTTTGGGTCCAAAG GGCCAGGCAGTGTTTCCCTTGTACAGTTCTGGCGTCTGTGTGGCAGGAAACTGTCGCTCTTGTCCCTGCACATACCGCACACTTCTCTCTCTACGAACGTTCATAAATAGCAACTCATTGGGATCTGCTGGATTCTGGCTGCTGGGACCCGGAGCTACGTTGGGGAGTTCGTACGGTCCCACCAACACACGTCTCCGCTGTCATCTGG GTCTGCAGACTCCACCCCTGTGTGAGCTGGTGGTGGGAGGGGAGCCGCAGTGCTGGTCAGAGGGGCACTGCCTCCTGGTCGATGACTCGTTTCTCCACACTGTCTCCCACAAGG GTCCCTCAGATGCCGGACCGCGCGTCATTTTGAGCGTGGACCTCTGGCATCCAAATGTGGCTGCAGCCGAGAGACAAGCTCTGGACTTCATGTTCAGCCCCGACTTCTGA
- the cabp5b gene encoding calcium-binding protein 5b — protein MSVKQACIFLKGAPRRTRALTHDEIEELREAFVEFDKDKDGFISCKDLGNLMRTMGYMPTEMELIELSQNINMNLGGRVDFEDFVELMTPKLLAETAGMIGLKELKEAFREFDMDGDGSITSEELRHAMVKLLGEQTSKNEIDAVVREADNNGDGTVDFEEFVKMMSQK, from the exons ACAAGAGCTTTGACCCACGACGAGATAGAAG AGTTGCGTGAAGCTTTTGTAGAGTTTGACAAAGACAAGGACGGTTTCATCAGCTGTAAAGACCTGGGCAACCTGATGAGAACCATGGGTTACATGCCCACTGAAATGGAGCTGATAGAACTGAGCCAGAACATCAACATGAATT TGGGGGGACGGGTGGACTTTGAGGATTTTGTGGAACTAATGACCCCAAAGCTTCTGGCTGAAACTGCCGGGATGATTGGGTTAAAGGAACTGAAAGAGGCCTTCAGAGAG TTCGATATGGATGGTGACGGCAGCATCACGTCCGAGGAGCTGAGACACGCCATGGTGAAGCTACTAGGCGAACAGACCAGCAAGAATGAAATTGACGCTGTGGTCAGAGAAGCCGACAACAACGGGGATGGAACAGTTGACTTTGAGG AGTTTGTGAAAATGATGTCACAGAAATGA